ATACTTGAGTTTAGAAGCATGGGTGATACTAAATTTTAATCCtataatttattatcaaaagatattaatcttaattaaatttttttatttttggataaagaattcattttttaataacgaGAAACTTGAATCTGAATTTCATGTCAAATTACAATGTCTCTATCAGTTGCGGGGACAAGTACTTCAgatttttcaaatcaaaataaactcGTGTAATGACAACATAGCcaacaaattttatataagaCGCCACGTTGGATGACAACTGATATGACTAATTTGTCAGTATAATCATATCGATGAAGTGTCAAGATATGATTAACTCGAATAGAACTTAAATTTTTGATGGAAGTTAAAATTTAAGTACTAATTTTAACTCTTGTACGTGGGTACAATTCGTATAATAGAGGGATTTGACCTAATCTCAAAGGAGAGGACGATATAATTTGTAGGGCAACATAAAATGGCAGTTCCAGCAAGATTTGCACCTGTATACGAACTCAATTTCTCAATCTCTCTGTATAGTTGTTCTCACATATGTTACAAAATAGGATGGGAAAAATATTCTATAATTACATTTCAAATAATAGCTCAGTGGGAAAAATGGAAACAAAGGAGTAAAACAGTAAAAGAACGCGCAACAAAATGACCTGAAGCAGGACGGTTACTATGTATGGCGCGTAATAAGTTGTTGATCTATGGACTCGTATTCTTTAAGATTTCTTACTACATTTTGAACCTTCTTGGATAGTTGCTCACTGTGTTCTTCAACTATTTTCATAAATGCACTCAACTGTTCTTGATATGTGGCGCATAACCGCTTCTTATTCCGTAGCTCCATCGTTAATTCTTGAATTCTCTTGTCCTTTTCATCCTACAAAGTTTTAACCAAAAAGCTATTATAGGGCACATTTCACATTCACTGTAAGTTAAAATTAAGCAACATGTAATGCTACCAACTGTAAATAGCCAGCACAAAAGACAATATTCTCAAGATCATCAATCAGAAGATGCAGAATATATAAGCCATATCTGAAGGTTAAGAAGCACAAGATAAATAACAGAAAAACCATTAAACAACAGAGAATTGCTGTTTGGTATCATTTGACAATATGCAGATCTATTATTTCCCCGGAAAAATTTCTTAACTACAAAGCATCAGCAACCAGAACTTGTACTAAGACCGTAGCTCTAACAACAAGAAGAGTAATAAGTGGCAAGGCATGCCTCGGccttgttttaaatttttgttctttttccCCTTGTatctcaaaaaatattaaaggaaTCTATATATATCTTCTAAATTACAATGAAAAATGAAAGAGGGAGCACTAATACAGGATCTGAATAACTTGATTTGCAGTCCATGTACACATTACAATTTGCTACATTTATCAGAACTGATTGTTGGACCTTCATATACAAACTCAATTTAGCATAGCATACAAGTTACTCAATCAACTTCATATTcttcattaaattttatgttatgGTCCTGCTTTTCGGATCGAGTTATGTGTCTTTGATTCACTATAGGATCAAAGGAAGAAGACCCTGTTTGTTTAGAGTTTCTTCCTTTTCGACCTATATTGAATTGAGTTTAGGGCTTGTTGGAGAGAACCCTTCGATCTCTGAACTTTAGGAGTTCACAACCTTTTAGTAAAATTATGCTTATTTTATTCCCATATGAAATAACGTTTATATAGAAAACAAAGTCAGGTAGACTAGACTAATCCTACCTTAATCTGGAAAGCATACCTGCTAAAGTAATCCCACTTTTAATTAGGAAAATCTAACCAGCCTAAATAAGGAGAATAACAATATCTAAATAAGAATATAAAGAAAACTAATATAAGAAATTGACTTTTTAAATCTCTTATAAACCAAGACTGGTTTCTGAGATTCAGGAGTTCCCTTGCCACTgctcgtaacattttaaaacttgGAACGGAAACATGATTAGTGCATGTAAAAAGTTCTACCAACAAACTCCAATTTCAACAATGTTAAGTAACATTCAACGATCTCAAACTAGAAAAGTCTAATCACTAACTCATATGGCTAGCCTTAATGAATTAGTTAATATTAAACCAGAAGAATTAGTAGCTTATCAAGGTACATGCTTAAAAAATATACCGGGCTTCCAAAAATTTCTTTAAGAtacactttaatttttttaaaaaatttagtcacTCCAAAAAATTTAGTTCTTGGACTTGGTTGGAGTCTACTGGGAGGACCCAACTAGAAGATGGAATAACCGCCAGGCTAGCTATTCCGGATATCTCCTAGGACCTGAAACTTCATTTAGTTTGTAGTTTGAACATAACGaataacaaaaacataaaagcTATTGTGGTTAAACTTTGTATTTATAGGGTGCTATACATAGGTCTGCCCGTATCCTAAGAGACAACTAAAACATCAATCTGTGTATGTTGGATGCTTTAAATACGTAGTTTTAGAATTCAGAGTTGACTTGTTACAGATCTAAATGCATCAGGGTTGCACTCTCTTAATCAGTAGATAGATCGAGCTCACTAACAATCCCTAGCATCTTAACTAATTTCAATAAATATCATAGATTGATATGAAAGCCTTGTTTTTGCAAGACTTGAAGTAATATTTTTAGTCCGTATTTGATTCAAAAGCTTTCTAATTATAGCGCCTGATTGTTCCAAGAACTTCACTTCTCAAATTCGAGCAGAGCTTACCGCCAAAATGTATTATGAATGTTCTGTTTATAGATGCAACAGTTGCATAGTAGTTATTTTTTCTGTTTCTTACTGAATGGCAATTGGATTCCTGCATCTTATTCGATTAGTTTGTAGTTTGACATACAAAGAACATAAATCATAACCTTTTCTAAAATAATCACACGCTCCTACAGATCTAGAGTATATGTTAGATTAGCTATAGAAAAGAATGTAAGAGTCGACCAAGGTGGCAAGCAAAGTATGGAATGGATGCAACATATAACACATATCACAATTAAATTACAGGCAAGACCTCACCATTGTTTGACGAGCTTCACGTGGAGCAATTACTAGAGGATGATTATGGTCCTTGACAAATTTTGTTATCACCCACTTTCCAGACTTATCGTACTTTACATGAATCATTGCTTTACAACCTTCTCTTGTACTAGCACGTGGCTTTCGAACATTCCCAAATTTGCCCCGGATGCTAACACAATAACCTTCCTTATTACATCCAAGTCGACGTGCGAGAATTCTTCCATCTCTTTCAGAACGACGACAAGACATCACACGCATTACAAATCCTATCTGGCGAGCATATTCATCATAAAAAATCTTGGCAGAATCTTCAGATTCAAAAGCCATACCCTCATATGGTTCTATAATAGAATCACATTCTGGCCCAATCAAGTCACATTCCCGCACAACTAAATCTCCTTCCTCCATAATTGAATCGCCTTCCTCTATAACCAACCCATGTCCAGCTGCGCTCTCCGATATTGAAACTCCCTCATCTAAATCCACTGCCACACAACGTTGTTTTCCGTTATATTAAAACCCATATAATAGTAGTCAAATTGAGCTCATAGGTCCATAAAACCAAGTATTGAAAATATGTTCAATTTAGGTTCTTTTATAATGTCTCAGATACAAAAACTGAAAGAGCAAAATAGCATCACTTCTCGCCCAATTTCATGCCATTTTCCTCTGGTTTCTATTTCCCGGCAATGCTTAAATACACGAAAATCGAAAAATTAacaacaaattctaacattctCTTCACACGGCAATCAATAAATCAAGAACTTAATAGCCACAACACAAACAGCATCAAATACTTAAAGAAGAACCcatcaaacaaaaacaagtaGCAAATTTTAATAAGATCCGAACACAAAAAGCAGCTAGTTTGAAGCCAACAATACATATGAAATAAATGACTCAAaccctcaaaaaaaaaaaaaaaactcacaatCCCTAAAATATAGAAACAAAAAGGAGGGAAAATTCTTAAATTCACAAACCCAGTAAACAACATATTCATACACTTCAGACCCATTTATGATTATTCACACAAAATACTTCATTTAAAGTTAAGGACACAAATGCAACAGAGATATAAATTGAGGGGTAAAAGTTGAATTATGAAAAAGATTGTGACTTACTTTGTTGCAGTGATCAATATTTGATAAACGGTGAAGAAGAGACAGAGAGTCTGTTTGCAAAGTGGTGCAGATTTTAGTTGGAGGCTGAATTTGTGAGTGTACGAAGGGTGATGATAATGTACATACAACACTAGTTTAACATTACTGCTACTGTCCAGTCATATTTCGCCACGTTGAAGATTTTGTGACTGATGAACAGTTTGTACCCTCGTAGTTTTCACAAGAGTACATATCAGCCTTTTTACTTTATTTGGATAcaattaaacctttttattttcaaatagaataaATAACCTCTTTCATCTAACACTATTATAAAtactcgttaatggctgacatgtcttTCATAATcatgtgaaaaaaaattcaaaataattttaatgtctaaaatatttatcaaaaaattaaggGGGTAattctccaaaaaaaaaaattaaaaaagtttatttgttcgattttaaaacaacgagagttttattgtttaattttgaaACATAAGGGTTTAGTTGtgcccaaaaaaataaaagaatggacctgtacttttaaaaaaagttgagggtttttttaaatcttttgcTTTTTTTTGCTAAACCCCttaaactatattattttagttcattagctttttttaacttttatttgtttttttcaagtccctaaactttttttttttttggtttatcaAATCGCTCAACTTCTATTTAACTTCTTCATACCCCTAAATTTTTGTTCGTTGGTTATTTAGAGCCTTAAATTCATATAAGAACTTAATGaactaaaacaaaaatttaggcacccaataaattaaaaaaaatgaatgtttAGGGATTCAGAGAAGCCAAAGAAAAATTGAGAGACctgatgaaataaaaaaataaaagtttagagacCTGAAAAAGTCATATAAAAGTTGAGGCAATTATTGATCCAAAACTGTATAACTTATGGACCCAAAAATAGATTtagccttttttttatcaaaggtggaaatcgactctttatagtctcatgttagttgttagttaccgaggcgtggttcgaacccacaacctctcgaTGCACTTAGAGACGTTTTAACCACTCAGGTTAGGCCCACATTggccattttatatatatactttgaGGAGAAAAGTGCTTATGAAATTGAACACACTATCTAACCAGGATGATGCCCAatacttatatcatttaaattacAACTCTTTGAtccttatttttattgtttgttgatTTCGTAAGCTtcatatatttttgatttttatttatctaattttttttttgtcaaagatagcCAATTCTAATTGTTAGCGGGAGTTAATGTtagacatttttttaaataggcacACTGCCCGTGAGTTTGAGGGTCGAACCCCCAACCTCATACATATATCATTAGAGTTTGGCCAACTGGGCCAAGCTTTCAAGTgttattatttatctaattcattttcaaaatttatagagaaaattacacaataATTGAAAAAACGGTACATTTTTACTCAAATACCAACCATTCTCAACCTTTTCTCCTATAACAA
This region of Mercurialis annua linkage group LG1-X, ddMerAnnu1.2, whole genome shotgun sequence genomic DNA includes:
- the LOC126667922 gene encoding protein FAR1-RELATED SEQUENCE 5-like, whose translation is MDLDEGVSISESAAGHGLVIEEGDSIMEEGDLVVRECDLIGPECDSIIEPYEGMAFESEDSAKIFYDEYARQIGFVMRVMSCRRSERDGRILARRLGCNKEGYCVSIRGKFGNVRKPRASTREGCKAMIHVKYDKSGKWVITKFVKDHNHPLVIAPREARQTMDEKDKRIQELTMELRNKKRLCATYQEQLSAFMKIVEEHSEQLSKKVQNVVRNLKEYESIDQQLITRHT